A single region of the Brachypodium distachyon strain Bd21 chromosome 3, Brachypodium_distachyon_v3.0, whole genome shotgun sequence genome encodes:
- the LOC104584260 gene encoding F-box protein At5g41720-like: MAMAAADEQCDGNGADGGAGGATSLAEDEAFEMLTWVSLDDLACRDVCAHWRRLTYEAAFAPLHLRRAAAGGFVSGYLVQGLARNRYSATFVSSTSGAEVSLDFLPCSPSVRIEAVSAHRGLACCVDPTAFSLSSGAKPSSRCYYMCKPATKQWRALPSPRLRFPTAATAMIARPAPAGADLKILRLSIPTLRDRLRC, from the coding sequence atggcaatggcggcggcggacgaacAATGCGACGGCAatggcgccgacggcggcgccggcggagcgACGAGCCTGGCGGAGGACGAGGCGTTCGAGATGCTGACGTGGGTGTCGCTAGACGACCTCGCCtgccgcgacgtgtgcgcgcacTGGCGCCGGCTCACCTACGAGGCGGCATTCGCACCGCTgcacctccgccgcgccgccgccggcggcttcGTCTCCGGCTACCTCGTCCAGGGCCTCGCCCGCAACCGCTACTCCGCCAccttcgtctcctccacctccggcgcCGAGGTCTCGCTCGACTTCCTCCCCTGCTCCCCCAGCGTCCGCATCGAGGCCGTCTCCGCCCACCGCGGCCTCGCCTGCTGCGTCGACCCCACCGCCTTCTCCCTCAGCTCCGGCGCCAAACCGTCGTCTCGCTGCTACTACATGTGCAAGCCGGCGACGAAGCAGTGGCGCGCGCTGCCCAGCCCGCGGCTGAGGTTCCCGACCGCGGCCACCGCCATGATTGCGCGCCCCGcccccgcgggcgccgactTGAAGATCCTCCGCCTCTCAATCCCAACCCTCCGCGACCGCCTCCGGTGCTAG
- the LOC100831651 gene encoding thaumatin-like protein 1, giving the protein MAPPPSLLLLLLGSPASLAFLLLSLFQGPAAVGAITFTFTNRCPDTVWPGILSGSGTPPLETTGFALSPGQSRSLYAPTGWSGRFWARSGCDFSPKSGGGGPSCATGDCGTNSPECHGAGATPPATLAEFTLDGDGGKDFYDVSLVDGYNLPMLVRPSAPDCPDTGCLVDLNDRCPAELRAGGAGGRACRSACEAFGKPEFCCNGAYGNPDTCHPSQYSQLFKSACPKSYSYAYDDATSTFTCNHTDYTITFCPLSDPNSGRSGKHGLRRPSHEQLEDDVWLASLKKTSSAGARTAAPWSAPQAFQATLAILVVTLLTAALNNPPFSLL; this is encoded by the exons atggctccgccgccgtcgctgctcctcctcctcctcggctcccCGGCTTCGCTCgcctttctcctcctctccctcttccaaG ggccggcggcggtgggcgcgATAACCTTCACCTTCACCAACCGGTGCCCGGACACGGTGTGGCCGGGGATCCTCTCGGGCTCCGGCACGCCACCGCTCGAGACCACCGGCTTCGCTCTATCCCCAGGCCAGTCCCGCTCCCTCTACGCGCCCACGGGCTGGTCCGGCCGCTTCTGGGCGCGCTCCGGCTGCGACTTCTCCCCCaaatccggcggcggcggcccctccTGCGCCACGGGCGACTGCGGCACAAACTCGCCGGAGTGCCACGGCGCGGGGGCGACCCCACCGGCAACCCTCGCCGAGTTCACCCTGGACGGCGACGGAGGGAAGGACTTCTACGACGTGAGCCTCGTCGACGGCTACAACCTGCCCATGCTCGTCCGGCCCTCGGCGCCGGACTGCCCGGACACGGGCTGCCTCGTCGACCTCAACGACCGCTGCCCCGCCGAGCTCCGCGCCGGCGGGGCGGGCGGCCGGGCGTGCCGCAGCGCCTGCGAGGCGTTCGGCAAGCCCGAGTTCTGCTGCAATGGCGCCTACGGCAACCCCGACACCTGCCACCCCTCGCAGTACTCCCAGCTCTTCAAGTCGGCTTGCCCAAAGTCTTATAGTTATGCTTATGATGATGCCACTTCTACCTTCACCTGCAACCACACCGATTATACCATCACCTTCTGCCCGCTCTCCGATCCAAACAG CGGCAGATCAGGCAAGCATGGACTGCGGAGGCCGAGCCATGAGCAGCTTGAAGACGACGTGTGGCTGGCGTCCCTGAAGAAGACCAGCAGCGCCGGTGCACGCACCGCTGCGCCATGGTCGGCGCCCCAAGCTTTCCAAGCCACCCTCGCTATCCTAGTGGTCACCTTGCTCACCGCAGCACTGAACAATCCTCCGTTCAGCTTGCTATGA